Proteins from a single region of Polynucleobacter sp. KF022:
- a CDS encoding DUF3047 domain-containing protein: MSKPAPLFLILCTILFLGGCAGLSGDSVQNEAGQPFNADLLPAQEELPKFSAETARDGMPSGWNFYRIAPFKKNTVYRLENYQGKTVLSANSKTSASGLAVKLRPRQAGNLLLQWEWKALKPIVNADNVEGHTDDAPLRILVAFDGNKSKLPLKEKMTFEMANLISGQEMPYATLMYIWSGKSPVDTIIPNAHTSRIKMIVVDSGWDNLGQWHKHQRDLAADYKRAYGEAPGEVIGIALLTDTDNTKSETRAFYGDIELIRKNTK; this comes from the coding sequence ATGTCAAAGCCAGCCCCTTTATTTTTGATCCTCTGTACGATCCTTTTTTTGGGTGGTTGTGCTGGTTTGAGTGGCGATTCGGTGCAAAACGAAGCCGGCCAACCATTTAATGCAGATTTGCTGCCGGCTCAAGAGGAGTTGCCTAAATTTTCTGCCGAGACAGCTCGCGATGGCATGCCGAGCGGGTGGAATTTTTATCGTATAGCGCCATTTAAAAAGAACACGGTATATCGCCTTGAAAACTATCAAGGTAAAACAGTGCTCAGCGCGAATTCAAAAACCTCCGCATCTGGATTGGCGGTGAAGTTACGCCCCCGTCAGGCAGGTAATTTACTTTTGCAGTGGGAGTGGAAGGCGCTAAAGCCTATCGTCAATGCAGATAATGTCGAAGGTCATACCGACGATGCGCCGTTACGTATTTTGGTTGCATTTGATGGCAATAAATCCAAATTACCCTTAAAAGAAAAAATGACTTTTGAGATGGCCAACCTCATTAGCGGTCAAGAGATGCCGTATGCCACGCTGATGTATATCTGGTCTGGAAAATCACCTGTCGATACCATCATTCCAAATGCACATACTTCTCGTATCAAAATGATTGTGGTGGATTCTGGTTGGGATAACTTAGGGCAATGGCATAAACACCAGCGTGATTTAGCTGCTGACTATAAGCGTGCCTATGGCGAAGCGCCTGGTGAAGTCATTGGCATTGCCTTGCTGACGGATACTGATAACACTAAGTCAGAGACGCGAGCGTTTTATGGCGATATTGAATTGATTCGCAAGAATACAAAATAA